A single genomic interval of Pseudorasbora parva isolate DD20220531a chromosome 21, ASM2467924v1, whole genome shotgun sequence harbors:
- the gall gene encoding galanin peptides-like isoform X1, which yields MYIHAQFCFLQMQKNCALLCISLCVFTAHLSRIHGMTLTNPEKKGWTLHSAGYLLGPYAHRTLRHRATGKRDISNESSSVPTPSFNYYYLLSRLGHLAYLRLKEMGMTEDFSGSLINDNMKQ from the exons ATGTACATACATGCACAGTTTTGTTTTCTACAGATGCAGAAAAATTGCGCTCTACTGTGCATCTCACTCTGTGTCTTTACTGCACATCTGTCGAGGATCCATGGCATGACCCTCACG AATCCAGAGAAAAAAGGCTGGACTCTACACAGTGCTGGGTACCTGCTAGGACCTT ATGCTCACAGAACTCTTAGACACAGAGCTACGGGCAAAAGAGACATATCGAATGAGAGCTCAAGCGTACCAACACCTTCATTCA ATTATTACTATCTTCTCTCACGGCTGGGTCATCTTGCATATCTGCGATTAAAAG AAATGGGAATGACTGAAGATTTTAGTGGCTCTTTAATTAATGACAATATGAAACAATAA
- the gall gene encoding galanin peptides-like isoform X2 codes for MQKNCALLCISLCVFTAHLSRIHGMTLTNPEKKGWTLHSAGYLLGPYAHRTLRHRATGKRDISNESSSVPTPSFNYYYLLSRLGHLAYLRLKEMGMTEDFSGSLINDNMKQ; via the exons ATGCAGAAAAATTGCGCTCTACTGTGCATCTCACTCTGTGTCTTTACTGCACATCTGTCGAGGATCCATGGCATGACCCTCACG AATCCAGAGAAAAAAGGCTGGACTCTACACAGTGCTGGGTACCTGCTAGGACCTT ATGCTCACAGAACTCTTAGACACAGAGCTACGGGCAAAAGAGACATATCGAATGAGAGCTCAAGCGTACCAACACCTTCATTCA ATTATTACTATCTTCTCTCACGGCTGGGTCATCTTGCATATCTGCGATTAAAAG AAATGGGAATGACTGAAGATTTTAGTGGCTCTTTAATTAATGACAATATGAAACAATAA